The window ACGAGATCGTGGACGACACCGTCGCCATGCCCGTGGTCCTGCTGCACGATCAGGACCGCGCCCTGGGCCAGACCGCGGTCGACGCGGTCAACGACGCCGAGGAGGCGGTCATGGTCCTCGGGGACCTGGCCACCGCCCTGGCCGAGGCGGCGGGCGCGGAGACCGAGGCCCCCCGGGCCGCCGCCCGCGACCGGGGCTTCGCGGAGCTGGACGAGCCCTTCCGCAAGTGGCTGCGCGACCTGCGCCCCTCAGAGGACCCCCTCTACCCGGACGAGCAGCGCCGCGTCTGGCAGCTCAGGGCACACCGGATCGTGTCCCAGCTCGGCGCCGAACTCATGGACACGGCAGGGGAGGCCGCCTGGACGGGCCGGGTCGTGGCCACCAAGAACGGCTCGGTCTGGCTCACCGCCTCCCGGGCCGACCTGCGCTTCCGCTCCGCCCTGCGCAGGGCGCTCCCGCTCACCAACACCGACCACTCCACGGAGGAAGAGCAGTGACCACCACGAGCACCGCCGAGTTCGTGCCCGGGCTCAAGGACGTCGGTGCGCTGGTCGACGAACGCGTCCGCCAGCTCCAGGGCGGCTACCTCAAGGACCTCCCCGAAGCCGTCGCCACCCTGGCCAAGCTGCGCCGGGGCGCGGGCAAGCCCATCGAGGCCGTACCGGAGCTGGTGGGGCTGACGCTGGACCACCGCTTCTACGAGCGCTTCTCCGTCGCCGACCCCCGCATCGAGGACGCCGAGGCCGCCGCGCACGAGGCGCTGACCCTCTACGCCCTGCACCAGCAGTCCAAGCGCGAGAGGGGCATGCACCGGCGCGGACGCGACCTCGGCGGGGCCGTCCGCCGACTCATGCCCACCGGGGACATCGACGAGCCGTTGCGCAGGAGGTTCGTGCAGGCGGGGAGCGCCGTGCACCACGCCACCCGCCTCGACCGGCTCCGGGGGATCGTCCAGCTCCTGCGCGCCGAGGACGTCCCGCTCGACTACGGACTCCTGGCCGACCAGCTCCACGACGCCCGCACCCGCCCCGGGGCCGAACACGTGCGCCGGGCCTGGGGGCGCGGCTTCCAGGCCTACCGGCACTCGGAGGGCACCGACGCGGGCGGTATCGACACGGGCGGCACCGAGGCCGACGACGCCACCGGCCACCAGGGCCGCCAGGGCACGGAGACCGCGACCGGCGCCTCCGACTGACAAGGCCCCCACCGCCACCGGAGCCCTTTCCGGGGCCCGGCACCACCAGCCCGCTTCGTCCCCGCCCTGCCCGGGTGCGCCCGCGGGCGGGCACCGACAAGACAAGGACACACCATGAGCCGCACCATTCTCGACGTGCA is drawn from Nocardiopsis dassonvillei subsp. dassonvillei DSM 43111 and contains these coding sequences:
- the casB gene encoding type I-E CRISPR-associated protein Cse2/CasB, with translation MTTTSTAEFVPGLKDVGALVDERVRQLQGGYLKDLPEAVATLAKLRRGAGKPIEAVPELVGLTLDHRFYERFSVADPRIEDAEAAAHEALTLYALHQQSKRERGMHRRGRDLGGAVRRLMPTGDIDEPLRRRFVQAGSAVHHATRLDRLRGIVQLLRAEDVPLDYGLLADQLHDARTRPGAEHVRRAWGRGFQAYRHSEGTDAGGIDTGGTEADDATGHQGRQGTETATGASD